The Bacillota bacterium genome has a segment encoding these proteins:
- a CDS encoding HD-GYP domain-containing protein codes for MGKGFITLVPLDQVSSGMRAGRTVYDGKGRVLVLAGQELDGKIIKRLARFGVMSVYLQVPVENENGCHGGGHPTELIKEATRQKAIHEVKRVMHRVIRQKNASVRKLEKVVLSIINELLDLDEIVINLIDIRTIDHYDFCHCVNVSVLSLLIGISMGYGRESLLSLGMGAILHDLGKLKIPRKILLKRGPLTSSEYAAVMRHTWYGYEALSGYPNVDRRAKQVVLLHHERFNGRGYPFGLRGKAIPDFARIVAVCDVYDALITDRIYRRRYSFAEANRILVADRDYFDPEVVNILLGYVCDTLRERP; via the coding sequence TTGGGCAAAGGGTTCATCACTCTTGTTCCACTGGACCAGGTTTCCTCTGGCATGAGAGCAGGCCGTACGGTATACGACGGAAAGGGCCGGGTGCTTGTGCTTGCGGGGCAGGAACTGGACGGTAAAATCATTAAGCGCCTGGCACGGTTTGGTGTGATGTCGGTTTATCTCCAGGTTCCGGTAGAGAATGAGAACGGTTGCCACGGCGGAGGTCATCCTACGGAACTGATAAAGGAAGCGACCCGTCAAAAGGCTATTCATGAAGTAAAAAGGGTTATGCACAGGGTAATCAGGCAAAAGAATGCATCCGTCAGAAAACTGGAAAAAGTTGTACTCTCAATCATCAACGAATTATTAGATCTTGATGAAATCGTCATTAACCTTATTGATATTCGCACTATCGACCACTACGATTTCTGCCACTGCGTCAATGTGTCCGTCCTTTCCCTGTTAATTGGGATTAGTATGGGGTACGGCAGGGAATCTTTGCTGAGCCTTGGCATGGGCGCGATTTTGCATGATCTCGGGAAGCTTAAAATCCCGCGCAAAATTCTTTTGAAGCGCGGACCGTTGACCAGCAGCGAGTATGCTGCAGTAATGCGGCACACCTGGTACGGGTACGAAGCGTTGAGCGGCTACCCAAATGTAGATCGAAGGGCGAAACAGGTTGTACTGCTGCACCACGAAAGGTTTAATGGACGGGGCTACCCGTTCGGGTTGAGGGGGAAAGCAATTCCCGATTTCGCCAGGATTGTAGCTGTTTGTGATGTCTACGATGCGTTGATTACAGACCGTATTTACCGGAGGAGGTACTCTTTTGCAGAGGCGAATCGCATCCTGGTTGCGGATCGGGATTATTTCGACCCTGAGGTAGTTAATATACTGCTGGGGTATGTATGCGATACCCTCCGGGAACGCCCGTGA
- a CDS encoding DUF342 domain-containing protein, which translates to MSVKRLMKVITGGGGNQEDSDGKVAVIGGKLKIWNPRGRGRYPTVTPGKGVQIYLNGSLVEDTVVVCEEDEIEIRLPSEPAEFIYQVRVSEDKFTAFIKVEKKAGYCYCLQDTEPGTSIVLRAAKKEEKEPALPPIDRIIEDIKRQGIVFGIDRDAVSRAFSVDCGKEVVIAQGIPVTPPVDERIEYIFLSSQEETEEKIIPENADRVDYREQRKYFCVEPGEVLALKHPPQFGKPGMNVYGEAVEPPLPKFQEIRVKDNVRLMEAGKKAVAVKSGRPVLKNGFLFVLPLLVIEGNVDMSTGNVSFKGDVVINGNVQEGMKVRATGMVEVLGSVMKGYVYAGGPVIIRKNVIGGFVCAGGVLAVYEKAKTLLEKLKGELELIESVVAKKNKELSSRNELLVDLLATAQKNLSQMASAIKTFTEQVSREHGEAVDYFFIETMKEIERELRTPGQREAINRLQEKVNEVLLYLNSGPASDVYISASNCHNAKLESAGAVVIRGKGCYHTEILAGGSVSVMGCPGIFRGGQIVARGDVVVKELGCPAETITNVQVAPHKRISAEKVYPNSILRVGPQIMRIQKMTRFVDFSGGDD; encoded by the coding sequence GTGAGTGTAAAAAGATTGATGAAAGTGATTACGGGGGGGGGGGGGAACCAGGAAGACAGCGATGGCAAAGTTGCCGTCATCGGAGGCAAATTGAAAATTTGGAACCCCCGTGGCCGGGGACGCTACCCAACTGTTACCCCTGGGAAAGGTGTTCAAATTTACCTGAACGGTTCACTGGTAGAAGATACCGTCGTTGTTTGCGAGGAAGACGAAATCGAAATTAGATTGCCGTCCGAACCGGCAGAATTTATATACCAGGTGAGAGTAAGTGAAGACAAGTTCACCGCCTTTATTAAGGTGGAAAAGAAGGCGGGTTACTGCTACTGTCTTCAAGACACTGAACCAGGCACCAGTATTGTTTTAAGAGCCGCCAAAAAAGAGGAAAAGGAGCCGGCACTGCCTCCGATTGATCGCATCATCGAGGACATAAAGCGGCAGGGAATAGTTTTTGGTATCGACAGAGATGCAGTATCCAGGGCCTTTTCCGTAGATTGCGGGAAAGAGGTAGTTATTGCACAGGGAATACCTGTTACACCGCCTGTAGATGAAAGGATTGAGTATATTTTTCTGAGCAGCCAGGAAGAAACTGAGGAGAAAATTATTCCGGAGAATGCAGATCGCGTCGATTACCGGGAGCAAAGAAAATACTTTTGCGTCGAGCCGGGCGAAGTTCTTGCCCTAAAGCATCCGCCGCAGTTTGGGAAACCTGGGATGAATGTCTACGGGGAAGCAGTAGAACCTCCCTTGCCGAAATTCCAAGAGATTCGGGTAAAAGATAACGTCCGCCTGATGGAGGCGGGAAAAAAAGCGGTTGCCGTTAAGAGCGGGAGGCCGGTTTTGAAAAACGGTTTCCTCTTCGTTTTGCCTTTGCTTGTAATCGAAGGCAATGTGGACATGTCTACCGGCAACGTTAGTTTTAAAGGGGATGTGGTTATCAATGGTAATGTTCAGGAGGGAATGAAGGTACGGGCTACAGGAATGGTAGAAGTATTGGGAAGCGTGATGAAAGGCTATGTTTATGCAGGGGGGCCTGTGATCATAAGGAAGAATGTCATTGGAGGCTTCGTTTGCGCCGGCGGGGTTCTGGCCGTTTACGAAAAAGCAAAAACGCTCCTCGAAAAGTTGAAAGGAGAACTTGAGCTCATTGAAAGTGTGGTTGCTAAAAAGAACAAAGAGCTGTCCAGCCGTAATGAATTATTAGTCGATTTGCTTGCAACCGCACAAAAGAACCTGAGCCAGATGGCTTCGGCAATTAAAACTTTCACCGAGCAGGTATCCAGGGAACACGGCGAAGCTGTAGATTATTTTTTCATTGAAACTATGAAGGAGATCGAACGAGAACTCAGAACGCCGGGACAGAGGGAAGCCATTAACCGCCTTCAGGAGAAGGTTAATGAAGTGCTTCTGTATTTAAACTCCGGGCCTGCTTCCGATGTGTACATATCTGCTTCTAACTGCCACAATGCAAAATTGGAATCGGCCGGAGCGGTTGTAATTAGGGGTAAAGGGTGCTACCATACAGAAATTTTAGCAGGCGGAAGTGTTTCCGTTATGGGATGCCCCGGTATTTTTCGGGGCGGGCAGATTGTTGCGCGCGGGGATGTGGTGGTAAAAGAATTGGGCTGCCCGGCGGAAACAATCACGAACGTTCAGGTAGCTCCCCATAAAAGGATTAGCGCGGAAAAGGTTTACCCGAATAGCATCCTCCGGGTCGGACCCCAGATTATGAGGATTCAAAAAATGACTCGTTTCGTTGACTTCAGCGGCGGCGATGATTAA